In one window of Arachis ipaensis cultivar K30076 chromosome B06, Araip1.1, whole genome shotgun sequence DNA:
- the LOC107646954 gene encoding protein PIN-LIKES 3-like has translation MHFELLKRLVHYVFNPALVEGNLADTITFENFVTLEHSHYIYNRVNFGMDPSQNHKGSQKPRRKLRNLPIIIIPAICKDKGSPFGDPDVYYTYGMIGSVYIWSYVYNIMRVSGSLATRVIKYYNKLNQKMPLIYVKLYTYQLDTLTSDISNMNDVLLAKPAGLKKRYVGSRHTSEWFNTAGRSVKTRLIASVIISQWTWTATILQSSNVAWEYGVSNPF, from the exons ATGCACTTTGAACTTTTGAAGCGT CTTGTGCATTATGTGTTCAATCCTGCACTGGTTGAAGGAAATTTGGCAGATACTATAACATTTGAGAATTTTGTTACACT TGAACATTCTCATTACATTTATAATAGAGTCAATTTTGGGATGGATCCTAGTCAAAATCACAAGGGCTCCCAAAAACCTAGAAG GAAACTTAGAAACTTGCCTATAATCATTATCCCAGCTATATGCAAAGATAAAGGTAGCCCTTTTGGAGATCCTGATGTCTACTACACATATGGGATG ATTGGATCAGTTTATATATGGAGTTATGTTTATAACATAATGAGGGTTTCG GGATCGTTGGCTACTCGTGTTATCAAATATTACAACAAGTTGAACCAAAAGATGCCACTTATATATGTGAAGCTATACACATACCAG CTAGATACTCTGACTAGTGATATTTCTAATATGAATGATGTTTTGCTTGCCAAGCCTGCTGGCTTAAAGAAA AGATATGTTGGGTCTCGCCACACCTCGGAATGGTTCAATACTGCAGGCAGAAGTGTTAAGACAAGACTCATTGCTAGTGTCATTATTTCACAG TGGACATGGACTGCTACAATCTTGCAAAGCTCAAATGTTGCTTGGGAATATGGGGTCAGTAATCCTTTTTGA